A single Providencia manganoxydans DNA region contains:
- a CDS encoding PAAR domain-containing protein — MRSTVNGRKIILKNDTTNTGGTVLTGSSLAKQTEGVACVGDSVYCPSCKKTGTIAEGDSLMKINGIPVALEGHKVACGCSNGCVLVAVG, encoded by the coding sequence ATGCGCAGCACCGTTAACGGCCGTAAAATCATTTTAAAAAACGACACCACCAATACCGGCGGTACAGTATTGACAGGCTCTTCCCTAGCTAAACAAACCGAAGGCGTCGCCTGTGTGGGTGACTCGGTTTATTGCCCTTCGTGCAAAAAAACCGGCACTATCGCCGAGGGGGACAGCTTAATGAAAATCAACGGGATCCCTGTCGCACTCGAAGGCCATAAAGTGGCGTGTGGCTGCTCGAATGGCTGTGTATTAGTTGCGGTCGGATGA